From the Musa acuminata AAA Group cultivar baxijiao chromosome BXJ1-2, Cavendish_Baxijiao_AAA, whole genome shotgun sequence genome, one window contains:
- the LOC135584893 gene encoding probable trehalose-phosphate phosphatase 6: MGKQNVIVPDQWVDSMRASSPTHAKAAAVLSGSQEASHDDEYHKWVKQYPSALSNFDDIFAASKGIQIVMFLDYDGTLSPIVDDPDRAFMSDAMREVVRDAARHFPTAIVSGRCRDKVFRFVRLRELYYAGSHGMDIKGPSKTTKHTKAKRKGVLCQPASEFLPMIDEVYKTLLQKTELFPGSRVENNTFSLSVHYRCVDDKILSSLFEMVESVLEDYPELRRTSGKKVLEIRPSINWDKGKALEFLLESLGFGDRTDVFPVYIGDDCTDEDAFKVLRDRGQGAGILVSDIPKKTHASYSLREPAEVKEFLSRLVEWKRLPSSKNKYKDAMS, translated from the exons ATGGGGAAGCAGAATGTGATAGTCCCGGATCAGTGGGTTGACTCCATGCGGGCCTCCTCCCCTACTCACGCCAAGGCGGCCGCCGTGCTCTCCGGTTCCCAGGAAGCCTCCCACGACGACGAGTACCACAAATGGGTG AAACAGTACCCTTCGGCGTTGAGCAACTTCGACGACATCTTCGCCGCATCCAAGGGGATCCAGATCGTGATGTTCCTCGACTACGACGGGACTCTGTCTCCCATCGTAGACGACCCTGATCGTGCCTTCATGTCCGACGCA ATGAGAGAGGTGGTGAGAGATGCAGCGAGGCACTTTCCAACTGCGATCGTAAGCGGAAGATGCAGAGATAAG GTGTTTCGCTTTGTACGATTGAGGGAGTTGTACTACGCTGGAAGCCACGGCATGGACATAAAAGGGCCGAGTAAGACAACCAAACACACAAAAGCTAag AGGAAAGGTGTTTTATGTCAACCAGCCAGTGAGTTCCTGCCCATGATAGATGAG GTATATAAAACATTGTTGCAGAAAACAGAGCTCTTCCCAGGATCCAGAGTCGAGAACAACACATTCTCTTTGTCGGTTCACTACCGATGTGTCGATGACAAG ATATTGAGCTCATTATTCGAGATGGTTGAATCGGTGCTCGAAGACTACCCTGAACTCCGGCGCACCTCTGGAAAAAAG GTGTTGGAGATTCGCCCGAGTATTAATTGGGACAAAGGGAAGGCCCTCGAGTTCTTGTTGGAGTCTCTTG GATTCGGCGACAGAACCGATGTGTTTCCGGTGTACATAGGAGACGATTGCACTGATGAAGATGCTTTCAAG GTTTTGCGTGACAGAGGACAGGGTGCGGGCATTCTTGTGTCCGATATCCCAAAGAAAACACACGCATCCTACTCGCTCCGAGAGCCGGCAGAG GTTAAGGAATTCTTGAGCCGCCTGGTGGAGTGGAAACGCCTCCCTTCCTCCAAGAACAAATACAAGGATGCCATGAGCTAA
- the LOC135610777 gene encoding uncharacterized protein LOC135610777, whose product MDSSHSGSIQSSSSGDNEEYESRGESMSSFLNLPPPAPTTAATALQRHHPSSSSSSLFDPLSAYLASFPFPTPESNSLNLDSTWPKGIPSSSLLSYPTSTTPGPMMVARISASTSTRPSSVQPQVQADRPAVAPRGSKKRSRASRRAPTTVLATDTSNFRDMVQQFTGFPTPPFTSSPFPRPRLDLFSMAAAAVPPYLLRPFPQKTQTAAFPPMASSSSALEAIASFARGTLSNINLPITTTATSSSSSSTSSSAGKCQLSIVDARPSKPVLDMQSANLVSQPLLQSQAAPKINSHALPAFGAAPHGTPDYTMGGLGCLIATEGTKSTDRVDALSGWVGESAQENAEQAGLKAVIRNYRNQD is encoded by the coding sequence ATGGATTCAAGTCACAGCGGGAGCATCCAGTCCTCGAGCAGCGGCGACAACGAAGAGTACGAATCTCGCGGTGAGTCCATGTCCTCCTTCTTAAACCTGCCACCACCAGCGCCAACAACAGCTGCTACTGCTCTCCAACGCCAccacccttcttcctcttcctcctccctctttgaTCCTTTGTCCGCTTACCTCGCCTCCTTCCCCTTCCCGACCCCGGAGTCCAACTCCCTCAACCTCGACTCCACATGGCCCAAGGGAATCCCATCATCTTCTCTATTATCTTACCCCACTTCCACAACCCCCGGCCCCATGATGGTCGCTCGGATCTCAGCATCAACGTCGACGAGACCCTCGTCGGTGCAACCGCAGGTGCAAGCTGATCGCCCCGCTGTCGCCCCGAGAGGCTCCAAGAAGCGGTCGAGGGCGTCGAGGCGAGCTCCGACCACCGTCCTCGCCACCGACACTTCCAATTTCCGCGACATGGTGCAACAGTTCACCGGCTTTCCGACGCCGCCCTTCACTTCCTCTCCATTCCCCCGCCCCCGCCTCGACCTTTTCAGCATGGCCGCTGCCGCCGTCCCGCCTTACCTCCTCAGGCCCTTTCCCCAGAAGACGCAGACTGCGGCCTTCCCTCCcatggcttcctcctcctccgcacTCGAAGCTATTGCTTCTTTCGCTAGAGGTACTCTTTCCAATATAAACCTACCTATAACCACCACCGCAACAAGTTCTTCGAGTAGCTCGACTTCAAGTTCCGCCGGGAAGTGCCAATTATCGATCGTTGATGCTCGACCTTCAAAACCTGTGCTCGACATGCAAAGCGCAAATCTCGTCTCCCAACCCCTCCTCCAATCCCAAGCTGCTCCCAAGATCAATTCACACGCCTTGCCCGCCTTCGGAGCTGCGCCGCACGGGACTCCAGACTACACCATGGGTGGCCTCGGGTGCCTCATCGCGACGGAAGGCACGAAGTCAACCGACAGAGTCGATGCCCTATCCGGCTGGGTCGGTGAGTCAGCACAAGAGAATGCAGAACAAGCCGGACTAAAGGCAGTCATCAGGAACTACAGAAATCAGGACTAG
- the LOC103976708 gene encoding putative pumilio homolog 7, chloroplastic isoform X1 translates to MKMGKQEEREMEMLLDEIPHATSPHLPHPHLGHHRRFHGDDALGVHVPGLDELSPVRGFYPVHGCGHGRGPDHGDRHARLSPPPLPSEGSLVLGFLSPAADELARQHTGRMVERLGLLDKLSGMHLGVDPKVPIGRPLMPASASENNPINPSVPETNYTDDTFQIGVNCHSVIPNSLLFGLDKNPCSSQSQQQHCYADANFFEPWLDNFPYGATELGTDGVLGRTPHCRANLGGGFVSRINQPYPVSNMFLQSEKIRIDSSWNRNTLNASRLPDFSVSNGCIETPSANLEVQPGRILRNPEVFGSDDSLIIEGKELHCMRCPLNYPLKGTKLSQFDGCLYARGVSVKLPNFLPKYDNVMDVKGCMYFVAKHQHGCRFLQQKLDEGKHVVDVIFNGVINHASELMIDPFGNYLMQKLLELCSEEQLMQILLVLKDPDNLIRISLNVHGTRAVQKLIDTLKTKKQIALVISAIQPGFLDLIKDLNGSHVLQRCLESFTPEDNKLIFDAAAKHCVDIATHRHGCCVLQKCIAHSTGENQAKLIAEISANGYELAQDPFGNYVVQYILDLKNSLAVGNLASQFEGKYVQLSIQKFSSNVVEKCLKILGEDDRATIILELISVSHFEQLLQDPYANYVIKSALLNSKGPVRAALVKAMLPHEAALRTNPYCKRIFSRALLKK, encoded by the exons ATGAAGATGGGGAAGCAGGAAGAGAGGGAGATGGAGATGCTGTTGGATGAAATCCCTCATGCCACGTCTCCCCATCTCCCTCATCCCCATCTCGGTCATCATCGCCGCTTCCATGGTGATGATGCTCTTGGCGTGCATGTGCCTGGTCTCGATGAGCTATCGCCAGTTCGTGGGTTTTATCCTGTCCATGGCTGTGGGCATGGGAGGGGGCCTGACCATGGTGACCGCCATGCACGCCTCTCGCCGCCGCCCCTCCCCTCGGAAGGATCGTTGGTGTTGGGCTTTCTCTCCCCTGCCGCCGATGAACTGGCTCGCCAGCATACGGGGCGGATGGTCGAACGATTAGGCTTGCTCGACAAACTTAGCGGTATGCATCTCGGAGTTGATCCGAAAGTACCAATTGGTCGTCCGCTGATGCCGGCATCAGCATCCGAGAACAACCCGATCAACCCTTCTGTGCCTGAGACTAATTATACCGACGATACATTTCAGATTGGCGTTAATTGTCACTCAGTTATTCCCAACTCTCTGTTATTTGGTCTGGATAAGAATCCATGCTCGTCTCAATCGCAGCAGCAGCATTGCTATGCGGATGCTAATTTTTTCGAGCCATGGCTCGACAATTTCCCTTATGGAGCAACTGAATTGGGAACTGATGGTGTCCTTGGACGAACTCCTCACTGTAGGGCTAATCTTGGCGGGGGTTTTGTTTCCCGTATTAATCAACCTTATCCAGTTTCTAATATGTTCTTGCAGTCGGAGAAGATTAGAATAGATTCCAGTTGGAATAGGAACACTTTAAATGCCTCGAGGTTACCTGACTTTTCAGTGTCAAATGGATGCATCGAAACACCCTCTGCTAATCTTGAGGTTCAGCCAGGAAGAATCCTGAGAAACCCTGAGGTGTTTGGATCCGATGACAGTTTAATTATAGAGGGTAAGGAGCTCCATTGCATGAGGTGCCCATTGAATTATCCCCTGAAGGGGACTAAACTATCGCAGTTTGATGGATGCCTGTATGCACGAGGAGTCTCGGTGAAGCTACCAAATTTTCTGCCAAAGTATGACAATGTGATGGATGTCAAAGGATGTATGTACTTTGTTGCGAAGCACCAGCATGGGTGTCGGTTTTTGCAGCAGAAGCTTGATGAAGGGAAGCATGTGGTAGATGTGATTTTTAATGGGGTCATCAATCATGCCAGTGAGCTCATGATCGATCCTTTTGGGAACTATCTCATGCAGAAGCTACTTGAATTATGCAGTGAAGAACAACTGATGCAGATCCTCCTAGTGTTGAAGGATCCAGATAACCTCATCAGAATCTCCCTGAACGTTCATGG GACGAGGGCTGTGCAGAAGTTAATAGATACCCTCAAAACTAAGAAGCAAATTGCACTGGTTATATCAGCCATACAACCTGGGTTTTTAGATCTCATCAAGGACTTGAATGGCAGCCATGTGCTCCAACGCTGCTTGGAATCTTTTACACCTGAAGACAATAAG TTAATTTTTGATGCTGCGGCAAAGCATTGTGTTGATATTGCTACTCATCGACATGGATGTTGTGTGTTGCAAAAATGCATAGCCCATTCTACTGGAGAAAATCAAGCAAAGTTGATTGCAGAAATTTCTGCTAATGGTTATGAACTTGCTCAAGATCCGTTTGG AAATTATGTTGTCCAGTATATACTAGATCTGAAGAACTCCTTGGCAGTTGGAAACTTGGCATCTCAGTTTGAAGGGAAGTATGTACAGCTCTCCATACAGAAATTTAGCAGTAACGTGGTGGAAAAATGCTTGAAGATTTTGGGTGAAGATGATCGAGCTACTATAATATTGGAATTGATTTCAGTCTCACACTTTGAGCAATTATTGCAAGACCCTTACGCAAACTATGTTATCAAATCTGCTCTTCTAAATTCCAAG GGCCCTGTCCGTGCTGCACTAGTAAAAGCTATGCTTCCTCATGAAGCAGCCCTGAGAACCAACCCTTACTGCAAGCGAATCTTTTCACGGGCTCTATTGAAGAAGTGA
- the LOC103976708 gene encoding uncharacterized protein LOC103976708 isoform X2 — MKMGKQEEREMEMLLDEIPHATSPHLPHPHLGHHRRFHGDDALGVHVPGLDELSPVRGFYPVHGCGHGRGPDHGDRHARLSPPPLPSEGSLVLGFLSPAADELARQHTGRMVERLGLLDKLSGMHLGVDPKVPIGRPLMPASASENNPINPSVPETNYTDDTFQIGVNCHSVIPNSLLFGLDKNPCSSQSQQQHCYADANFFEPWLDNFPYGATELGTDGVLGRTPHCRANLGGGFVSRINQPYPVSNMFLQSEKIRIDSSWNRNTLNASRLPDFSVSNGCIETPSANLEVQPGRILRNPEVFGSDDSLIIEGKELHCMRCPLNYPLKGTKLSQFDGCLYARGVSVKLPNFLPKYDNVMDVKGCMYFVAKHQHGCRFLQQKLDEGKHVVDVIFNGVINHASELMIDPFGNYLMQKLLELCSEEQLMQILLVLKDPDNLIRISLNVHGTRAVQKLIDTLKTKKQIALVISAIQPGFLDLIKDLNGSHVLQRCLESFTPEDNKLIFDAAAKHCVDIATHRHGCCVLQKCIAHSTGENQAKLIAEISANGYELAQDPFG; from the exons ATGAAGATGGGGAAGCAGGAAGAGAGGGAGATGGAGATGCTGTTGGATGAAATCCCTCATGCCACGTCTCCCCATCTCCCTCATCCCCATCTCGGTCATCATCGCCGCTTCCATGGTGATGATGCTCTTGGCGTGCATGTGCCTGGTCTCGATGAGCTATCGCCAGTTCGTGGGTTTTATCCTGTCCATGGCTGTGGGCATGGGAGGGGGCCTGACCATGGTGACCGCCATGCACGCCTCTCGCCGCCGCCCCTCCCCTCGGAAGGATCGTTGGTGTTGGGCTTTCTCTCCCCTGCCGCCGATGAACTGGCTCGCCAGCATACGGGGCGGATGGTCGAACGATTAGGCTTGCTCGACAAACTTAGCGGTATGCATCTCGGAGTTGATCCGAAAGTACCAATTGGTCGTCCGCTGATGCCGGCATCAGCATCCGAGAACAACCCGATCAACCCTTCTGTGCCTGAGACTAATTATACCGACGATACATTTCAGATTGGCGTTAATTGTCACTCAGTTATTCCCAACTCTCTGTTATTTGGTCTGGATAAGAATCCATGCTCGTCTCAATCGCAGCAGCAGCATTGCTATGCGGATGCTAATTTTTTCGAGCCATGGCTCGACAATTTCCCTTATGGAGCAACTGAATTGGGAACTGATGGTGTCCTTGGACGAACTCCTCACTGTAGGGCTAATCTTGGCGGGGGTTTTGTTTCCCGTATTAATCAACCTTATCCAGTTTCTAATATGTTCTTGCAGTCGGAGAAGATTAGAATAGATTCCAGTTGGAATAGGAACACTTTAAATGCCTCGAGGTTACCTGACTTTTCAGTGTCAAATGGATGCATCGAAACACCCTCTGCTAATCTTGAGGTTCAGCCAGGAAGAATCCTGAGAAACCCTGAGGTGTTTGGATCCGATGACAGTTTAATTATAGAGGGTAAGGAGCTCCATTGCATGAGGTGCCCATTGAATTATCCCCTGAAGGGGACTAAACTATCGCAGTTTGATGGATGCCTGTATGCACGAGGAGTCTCGGTGAAGCTACCAAATTTTCTGCCAAAGTATGACAATGTGATGGATGTCAAAGGATGTATGTACTTTGTTGCGAAGCACCAGCATGGGTGTCGGTTTTTGCAGCAGAAGCTTGATGAAGGGAAGCATGTGGTAGATGTGATTTTTAATGGGGTCATCAATCATGCCAGTGAGCTCATGATCGATCCTTTTGGGAACTATCTCATGCAGAAGCTACTTGAATTATGCAGTGAAGAACAACTGATGCAGATCCTCCTAGTGTTGAAGGATCCAGATAACCTCATCAGAATCTCCCTGAACGTTCATGG GACGAGGGCTGTGCAGAAGTTAATAGATACCCTCAAAACTAAGAAGCAAATTGCACTGGTTATATCAGCCATACAACCTGGGTTTTTAGATCTCATCAAGGACTTGAATGGCAGCCATGTGCTCCAACGCTGCTTGGAATCTTTTACACCTGAAGACAATAAG TTAATTTTTGATGCTGCGGCAAAGCATTGTGTTGATATTGCTACTCATCGACATGGATGTTGTGTGTTGCAAAAATGCATAGCCCATTCTACTGGAGAAAATCAAGCAAAGTTGATTGCAGAAATTTCTGCTAATGGTTATGAACTTGCTCAAGATCCGTTTGGGTAA
- the LOC135610813 gene encoding ras-related protein RABH1e-like codes for MAVVSALAKYKLVFLGDQSVGKTSIITRFMYDKFDTTYQATIGIDFLSKTMYLEDRTVRLQLWDTAGQERFRSLIPSYIRDSSVAVIVYDVSNRQSFLSTSKWIEEVHTERGGDVIIVLVGNKTDLVDKRQVSTEEGEAKAREFGVMFIETSAKAGFNIKPLFRKIAASLPGMETLASAKQEDMVDVNLKPTVSSPETQQQSGGCSC; via the exons ATGGCGGTGGTCTCGGCTCTGGCGAAATACAAGTTGGTGTTCTTGGGGGACCAGTCGGTGGGGAAAACCAGCATCATCACTCGGTTCATGTACGACAAGTTCGACACCACTTATCAG GCCACCATCGGCATTGATTTTCTATCCAAAACAATGTACCTTGAAGACCGTACAGTTCGTCTGCAGCTCTG GGACACTGCAGGACAGGAGAGATTTAGAAGCCTTATTCCAAGCTACATTAGAGACTCCTCTGTTGCAGTTATCGTTTATGATGTATCTA ATCGGCAATCATTTTTAAGCACTTCAAAGTGGATCGAGGAAGTGCATACAGAACGAGGCGGTGATGTTATCATAGTTCTTGTTGGAAATAAGACGGATCTTGTTGACAAAAG ACAAGTCTCGACAGAAGAAGGAGAAGCAAAAGCTCGTGAATTCGGAGTAATGTTCATCGAAACTAGTGCAAAGGCTGGCTTCAACATCAAG CCTTTGTTCCGCAAGATTGCTGCATCCCTTCCGGGGATGGAGACACTCGCTTCTGCGAAACAGGAGGACATGGTTGATGTCAATTTGAAGCCCACTGTCAGTTCACCAGAGACTCAGCAGCAATCTGGAGGCTGCTCGTGCTGA
- the LOC135610819 gene encoding signal peptidase complex-like protein DTM1, whose translation MGREEALQKSLVALAALMAVVGIWTFSLKKMLTTYAFGILGIAGILLPDWEYFDRDFSQWFTPMPARRTPATDRAPGSWRFKLYPLRVAMITLIYSFGLYKWWMFVSS comes from the exons ATGGGGCGGGAGGAGGCGCTGCAGAAGAGCCTGGTGGCGCTTGCCGCGCTGATGGCCGTCGTCGGGATCTGGACCTTCTCCCTCAAGAAGATGCTGACCACCTACGCCTTCGGGATCCTGGGGATCGCCGGGATTCTCTTGCCCGACTGGGAGTACTTCGACCGGGACTTCTCGCAGTGGTTCACGCCCATGCCCGCTCGGAGAACCCCGGCCACCGATCGGGCTCCCGGCAGCTGGAG ATTTAAGTTATACCCTCTAAGGGTGGCAATGATCACCCTGATCTACAGCTTTGGTCTGTACAAGTGGTGGATGTTCGTGTCAAGCTAA